The proteins below are encoded in one region of Synergistaceae bacterium:
- a CDS encoding MBL fold metallo-hydrolase translates to MKIKRFALGSLWTNCYVIWDSNGDGFIVDPGGPASEVEEYIKNNDILVHWILLTHGHADHIGGVQELRNLSEKGVAIHYEDASCLSDPNKNLSSFLEEIIKIHAAEKELKENDILNVGTMKIEVIHTPGHTPGCICLLVTDGEEQLLLSGDTLFARSIGRSDLPGGNETVLLNSLKKLEHFPDKLKVYPGHGPETTIGTEKEHNPYWVR, encoded by the coding sequence ATGAAGATTAAAAGATTTGCGCTTGGATCACTGTGGACTAACTGTTACGTAATATGGGACTCAAACGGAGACGGTTTCATTGTTGACCCAGGAGGTCCTGCTTCTGAGGTAGAGGAGTACATAAAGAACAACGATATACTTGTACATTGGATACTACTCACTCATGGGCACGCAGATCATATTGGTGGGGTACAGGAATTGCGTAACCTTTCAGAAAAAGGTGTAGCCATCCATTACGAAGATGCATCCTGTCTATCTGATCCCAATAAAAACCTCTCCTCCTTTTTGGAAGAAATTATAAAAATACATGCTGCAGAAAAAGAACTCAAAGAAAATGATATTTTAAATGTGGGTACAATGAAAATCGAAGTAATACATACACCGGGGCACACACCCGGCTGCATCTGCCTTCTTGTCACAGATGGCGAAGAACAGCTGCTGCTCTCCGGAGATACACTTTTTGCAAGATCGATAGGAAGAAGTGACCTCCCCGGCGGGAATGAAACAGTACTGCTTAATTCACTGAAAAAACTTGAGCATTTCCCTGATAAATTGAAAGTCTATCCCGGTCATGGGCCGGAAACGACTATAGGCACAGAAAAAGAACATAATCCGTACTGGGTAAGGTAG
- a CDS encoding rod shape-determining protein MreC encodes MKRTLIKITKPWMHGLISIILGSMLLFIMMRSPMLHRVSVDTVSRILYFPEKPVFKLRNIIKFSSNWLLERASYQGRIEELEKKNFSMSEALQKARIEMSPYKANYERALVTLRYPEEWWSEFRIDKGTKAGISKGAAVLSDGYFIGRVVDVGENYSWVELITSSSSLVAATIEETRELCILNGDNKGNLKLLYAQEDSRVQKGMNVSTSLMNEQIPPGVPIGTIIAEGSSKDNYKEIRIKAGAHLTQLYSVDVFVIAEEQLK; translated from the coding sequence ATGAAAAGAACCTTAATCAAAATTACTAAGCCTTGGATGCATGGCCTAATATCAATAATATTAGGTTCAATGTTGCTTTTTATTATGATGAGGTCTCCAATGCTTCACAGAGTTAGTGTAGACACCGTAAGCAGAATTCTTTACTTTCCCGAAAAACCCGTATTCAAACTGCGCAACATAATAAAATTCAGCAGCAACTGGCTATTGGAAAGAGCAAGCTATCAAGGCCGAATTGAAGAGCTAGAGAAGAAAAATTTTAGTATGTCTGAGGCACTTCAAAAAGCCAGGATAGAGATGTCCCCCTATAAAGCTAATTATGAACGAGCTTTAGTTACTCTTAGATATCCGGAAGAGTGGTGGAGCGAGTTTAGAATTGACAAGGGAACAAAAGCCGGTATTTCAAAAGGAGCAGCCGTACTATCCGATGGATATTTCATCGGAAGAGTGGTGGATGTTGGTGAAAACTATTCCTGGGTAGAGCTTATAACATCTTCGTCATCTCTTGTTGCAGCAACGATAGAAGAAACACGCGAACTCTGTATTTTGAACGGAGACAATAAGGGTAATTTAAAGCTGTTATACGCACAAGAGGATAGCAGAGTCCAAAAGGGTATGAATGTATCAACATCCCTTATGAATGAGCAGATTCCTCCGGGAGTTCCTATAGGAACCATAATAGCAGAGGGAAGTTCTAAAGATAACTATAAAGAAATCAGAATCAAGGCCGGTGCTCATCTTACACAGCTTTACAGCGTGGATGTTTTTGTGATTGCAGAGGAGCAGCTAAAATGA
- a CDS encoding rod shape-determining protein: MFKLKSKFFSNEIGIDVGTTNTVIYVKSKGVVLKEPSVIAVRALGRKGSKEIIAFGSDAKKMVGRTPIGVSTINPLSHGVIADFEMTEHMIRHYIRSAIGGSGLFSSPRVAVCVPANVTEVEKRAVVEVTLAAGAKEAFVVEEPFAAALGIDMPVYEPQGSMVVNIGGGTCEVAVLSLGGIVLNNATRIAGKLLDDTIISMIRQNYTVVIGDSTAEEIKITIGTALENDQELFMEVRGRDLVDGLPKVIKIGSREVFEALDPILTQIEDIIRSTLEQTPPELVRDIVDQGIVITGGVSQLRGLNLRLADTLNVPVHLAEHPMYSVAMGLGKILETPVEKNKVSIVIERGKI, encoded by the coding sequence GTGTTTAAACTGAAGTCTAAATTTTTTAGCAATGAGATAGGTATAGATGTGGGGACAACGAACACTGTAATATATGTAAAATCCAAAGGTGTTGTCCTAAAAGAGCCCTCGGTCATAGCAGTTAGAGCCCTTGGTAGAAAGGGAAGCAAAGAAATAATAGCTTTCGGTTCTGATGCAAAAAAGATGGTGGGTAGAACACCTATAGGAGTTTCGACGATTAACCCTCTTTCACATGGGGTAATAGCTGATTTTGAAATGACGGAACATATGATACGTCACTACATAAGATCTGCTATAGGCGGGAGTGGACTCTTCTCTTCGCCAAGAGTGGCTGTTTGTGTTCCGGCTAATGTCACTGAAGTTGAAAAACGTGCTGTTGTTGAAGTCACATTGGCAGCTGGAGCGAAAGAAGCATTTGTGGTAGAAGAACCATTCGCCGCCGCATTAGGAATAGATATGCCTGTCTACGAACCACAGGGCAGCATGGTAGTAAATATAGGTGGTGGCACTTGTGAAGTTGCAGTGCTATCCCTTGGTGGAATAGTGCTAAACAACGCAACTAGAATAGCTGGGAAACTGTTGGACGACACCATTATTTCCATGATTCGCCAGAACTATACAGTGGTAATAGGAGACAGCACCGCTGAAGAAATAAAAATAACAATAGGCACAGCATTAGAAAATGACCAAGAACTTTTTATGGAAGTAAGAGGCAGAGACCTCGTTGATGGCCTACCCAAAGTCATCAAAATAGGATCGCGTGAAGTATTTGAGGCTTTAGATCCTATTCTTACTCAAATAGAGGATATCATTCGCTCCACGCTTGAGCAGACACCGCCGGAACTTGTGAGAGACATAGTGGATCAAGGAATAGTTATAACCGGTGGAGTTTCACAGCTGCGTGGATTAAATTTAAGGCTAGCGGATACTCTTAATGTCCCTGTCCACTTGGCAGAACACCCTATGTATTCTGTAGCCATGGGGCTGGGGAAGATATTAGAGACCCCCGTAGAAAAAAACAAAGTTTCAATAGTTATAGAGCGTGGGAAGATTTAA
- a CDS encoding D-tyrosyl-tRNA(Tyr) deacylase yields MKALLQRVSKAKTVVNEKTVGSIENGLCVFIGVTPTDTEEDISWLVDKIINLRIFSDENDKMNRSLLDEKGAMLVVSQFTLCGNCKKGRRPSWTEAAEPSFAEEMYEKFIDEVSKNGIVVATGVFQAHMQIEICNDGPVTLMLDSKERK; encoded by the coding sequence TTGAAGGCTTTATTGCAGCGTGTTTCAAAAGCAAAGACAGTTGTAAACGAAAAAACAGTGGGAAGCATAGAAAACGGTCTTTGTGTATTTATCGGAGTAACCCCGACTGACACGGAAGAGGATATCTCTTGGCTTGTAGATAAAATAATCAATTTAAGGATATTTAGCGATGAAAATGATAAAATGAATCGTTCCCTTTTAGATGAAAAGGGAGCTATGCTCGTTGTTTCCCAATTCACTTTGTGTGGAAACTGCAAAAAAGGCAGGCGTCCCTCTTGGACGGAAGCGGCTGAGCCCTCTTTTGCCGAAGAAATGTATGAGAAATTTATAGATGAAGTGTCAAAAAACGGGATAGTTGTTGCTACAGGAGTATTTCAGGCACACATGCAAATAGAGATATGCAATGATGGTCCTGTTACTCTCATGTTAGACAGTAAGGAGAGAAAGTAA
- the radC gene encoding DNA repair protein RadC produces the protein MSQLSPREFPREKLLEKGADTLSTTELLAILIRTGTRDKDVLEFSASILNKFGGLEGLCRTSPAELMQEKGLKSAKVATLSAVMELGKRISLLKHENRESWEARLEKISQDTRFLDREKIFALYLDTKDNVIEEETISYGGQSGAYMDIPVFYRKAVRLNAYSVLLIHNHPDGSLAASREDVDLTENIRKGLKLLGIRLKGHYIAAGGTHTMVPQSYGY, from the coding sequence ATGTCACAGCTCTCTCCCCGTGAGTTTCCCAGAGAAAAACTTCTTGAAAAAGGAGCCGACACACTATCTACTACAGAACTTTTGGCTATATTGATCAGAACCGGCACCAGAGATAAAGATGTATTAGAATTTTCCGCCTCCATACTCAATAAGTTTGGGGGCTTAGAGGGTCTTTGCAGAACCAGCCCTGCCGAATTGATGCAGGAAAAAGGACTGAAATCCGCAAAAGTTGCGACTTTGTCCGCAGTAATGGAGCTAGGAAAACGAATTTCTCTGTTGAAGCATGAAAATCGGGAGTCATGGGAAGCACGTCTTGAAAAAATATCACAAGACACGAGGTTTTTGGACAGAGAAAAGATTTTTGCTCTCTATTTGGACACTAAAGATAATGTAATAGAAGAAGAAACAATTTCATATGGTGGCCAAAGTGGAGCGTACATGGACATACCCGTATTTTATAGAAAAGCAGTTAGACTAAATGCATATAGTGTATTATTGATACATAATCATCCGGATGGTTCCCTGGCTGCAAGCAGAGAGGACGTAGACCTCACGGAAAATATCCGCAAAGGACTCAAGTTATTGGGAATCAGACTGAAGGGACACTATATTGCTGCGGGCGGGACTCATACAATGGTTCCGCAAAGTTATGGTTATTAG